Genomic window (Deltaproteobacteria bacterium):
ATGAGTATCCAGCAAAAGCTTCATTTATTTCATTCCCAGTTTTTCTGCGATATCCTCGGGCCATTCATTAAAATCGGCAGGAATACGAATTTTTTTTGCAAACAAACCTAAGCGTTTATTTTCGCGTGCAGGCTGATAACAGATTAATTTAGCCACTGGCTTACCCGCCTTACCAATAATAATTTCTTCTCCATGATTGACGACACGTTCAATCATGGCCGACAATTGTGCTTTGGTTTCGGAAATATTATGAATTTGCATAAGAGCCTCTCAGACTTACTAACAAGTCGGCAGTTTATCTGACAGCCCACCAGGGCTTACCCTACCAACGGTTGTACTAGAGAGTCGCATTACGTCAGTTTAATTGGCGACTCGTCAGTAGTCTAACCTGGTCTGGTTTGACAGGTCAATAAAAGATCCAAACACTATCTCCACAATCTCCTTCATAATCAGGTTCAACTCAAAATCTTTAGGAGTATAAACCCTGGCCACACCTCTTTTCATCAATTCTTGAGCATCCGAGTCGGGAATAATTCCCCCGACCACCACCGGCACTTTTTCTAAGCCTTTTTCTTTCATCAGACGAAGTACTTCCGGAATCAACTCCATGTGCGAGCCTGAAAGGATAGAAAGCCCCACGACATGCGCGCCTTCTTGTAAAGCGGACTCTGCAATCTGCAGAGGGGTCAGGCGAATGCCTTGATAGATCACCTCCATTCCTACATCGCGGGCACGGACGGCAATTTGTTCGGCGCCGTTGCTATGCCCATCCAAGCCGGGTTTGCCGACGAGGATGCGCAATTTCTCGCCTGTCTTCTTTTCAAAAGCTTGAACTTTTTGACGCACTTTTTCAATCTCTTCAGAACTGGAAGCCAATTTTACCCCCGACACTCCCGTAGGGGCACGGTACTCTCCAAAAACCTCAC
Coding sequences:
- a CDS encoding type II toxin-antitoxin system Phd/YefM family antitoxin, which translates into the protein MQIHNISETKAQLSAMIERVVNHGEEIIIGKAGKPVAKLICYQPARENKRLGLFAKKIRIPADFNEWPEDIAEKLGMK